From Alienimonas californiensis, a single genomic window includes:
- a CDS encoding prepilin-type N-terminal cleavage/methylation domain-containing protein: MSFPPAPPRRLGDPGLADPGPPRRGLSLLELTAALTLLGIVAAVVVPRLGVAARGVDVRSCERCRETLDVHAALHRRNTGAWPQTNLSDLGASLPEGLPVCPVDGTAYTFDAATGKTVPHAH; encoded by the coding sequence GTGTCGTTCCCCCCCGCTCCCCCCCGTCGTTTGGGCGACCCCGGCTTGGCGGACCCCGGCCCTCCGCGGCGGGGCCTTTCGCTGTTGGAATTGACCGCCGCCCTGACCCTGCTGGGAATTGTCGCCGCGGTGGTCGTACCGCGCCTGGGCGTCGCGGCTCGGGGCGTGGACGTCAGGAGTTGCGAACGCTGCCGCGAGACGCTCGACGTCCATGCCGCCCTGCACCGCCGCAATACGGGAGCTTGGCCGCAGACGAATCTCTCGGATCTGGGGGCCTCGCTGCCGGAGGGGTTGCCGGTCTGCCCCGTGGACGGCACGGCCTATACGTTCGACGCGGCGACGGGAAAGACGGTCCCGCACGCGCATTAA
- a CDS encoding competence type IV pilus major pilin ComGC — protein MTRSLTGRTDRGQARAAAGSPGALRRKGFSLLELIAVVTILGIIAAVVIPRISSSSNTAKMKADQQTAAELRSAVERHYFEDGAFPTNYAELVTDGYLHSDPSWQYYTNASGAKSQAYDSATGKITLTD, from the coding sequence ATGACCCGCTCCCTCACGGGCCGGACGGACCGCGGTCAGGCGCGGGCCGCCGCCGGTTCCCCCGGCGCCCTTCGCCGCAAAGGTTTTTCGCTGCTGGAGCTGATCGCGGTGGTGACGATCCTGGGGATCATCGCCGCCGTCGTGATTCCGCGAATCAGCTCCTCCAGCAACACCGCGAAAATGAAGGCGGACCAGCAGACCGCCGCGGAACTGCGCTCCGCCGTCGAGCGGCATTACTTCGAAGACGGGGCGTTCCCGACCAACTACGCGGAACTGGTGACCGACGGCTACCTGCACTCGGATCCGAGCTGGCAGTACTACACCAACGCCTCGGGGGCGAAGTCACAGGCCTACGACTCCGCGACCGGCAAGATCACCCTCACGGACTGA
- a CDS encoding pilus assembly FimT family protein, producing MTLPAPRRRHCPPGRGRQLGPLRRGARSRRGVTLLELVAVVTLMGVFAAVAASRSNGFFADVTVRTQAETVAGLLHAAKRRAILTGTDSGLRFVESGGRITAFVPVERSGPMLIDTDAPLPTPEGIEVTCAQSELLFDFEGMASTPGATIDFVGDARQWRIELTPATSRMRVAEVP from the coding sequence ATGACGCTTCCCGCCCCCCGCCGCCGACATTGCCCCCCGGGGCGTGGTCGGCAGCTTGGTCCGCTGCGGCGGGGCGCCCGGTCGCGGCGGGGCGTGACGCTGTTGGAACTGGTGGCCGTGGTCACGCTGATGGGCGTCTTCGCCGCGGTCGCGGCGAGCCGCTCCAACGGGTTCTTCGCGGACGTCACGGTCCGCACCCAGGCGGAGACCGTCGCCGGGCTGCTGCACGCGGCCAAACGCCGCGCGATCCTGACGGGGACCGACAGCGGACTGCGGTTCGTCGAGAGCGGCGGCCGCATCACGGCGTTCGTGCCCGTGGAGCGATCCGGCCCCATGCTGATCGATACCGACGCCCCCCTCCCCACGCCGGAGGGAATTGAGGTCACCTGCGCCCAGTCGGAGTTGCTGTTCGATTTTGAGGGGATGGCCAGCACACCCGGAGCGACGATCGATTTCGTCGGCGACGCACGCCAGTGGCGAATTGAGCTGACCCCGGCGACCTCCCGCATGCGTGTGGCCGAAGTCCCCTGA
- a CDS encoding type IV pilus modification PilV family protein, translating to MRRRSGTTLLEVVAASIVLAIALAPALRMTREAVQAADRLDRQERCLTVASDLVELGMARTAADWDGRVGIATVLPIAVPGYPGMKALELTSDSAAYGGVPGRLATVGAFVWYDEDGDSVVDSTEPQVLLASAVARMASYESHAGS from the coding sequence ATGCGGCGACGCTCCGGGACGACGTTGCTGGAGGTGGTCGCGGCGTCGATCGTGCTGGCGATCGCTTTGGCGCCGGCGCTGCGGATGACCCGCGAGGCCGTGCAGGCGGCCGATCGGCTGGATCGGCAGGAACGCTGCTTGACGGTGGCGAGCGACCTCGTGGAATTAGGGATGGCTCGGACCGCCGCGGATTGGGACGGGCGCGTAGGCATTGCGACCGTCCTGCCGATCGCCGTGCCCGGCTATCCCGGGATGAAAGCGCTCGAACTCACCAGCGATTCCGCCGCCTACGGCGGAGTGCCGGGGCGGCTGGCGACAGTGGGAGCGTTCGTCTGGTACGACGAGGACGGGGACTCCGTCGTCGACTCGACTGAGCCCCAGGTGTTATTGGCGTCCGCCGTGGCGCGGATGGCCTCCTACGAAAGTCATGCGGGCTCATGA
- a CDS encoding PulJ/GspJ family protein, producing the protein MSRHVILGICPPTCRGGVLRAPTRRLRRAGLTLLELVLAGALTAGMAASLHLVVRGVGTSWEQLNGETDALRAADGGLRFITRRCRSADAVAQIGAANGQFTVLAPEGHTLRFERNPGDGAVYLYDSRDGTGRILVEGTTGFATTFYQSDGVTATTDPAEAQMIDIVLTVALPRDVNAGRTVRGRVWVRRW; encoded by the coding sequence ATGAGCCGTCACGTGATTCTCGGGATCTGTCCGCCGACCTGCCGGGGCGGCGTGCTCCGCGCCCCGACGCGGCGTCTGAGGCGGGCCGGGCTGACCCTCTTGGAACTGGTGTTGGCTGGGGCGTTGACGGCCGGCATGGCGGCGTCGTTGCACCTGGTCGTCCGGGGGGTGGGGACTTCGTGGGAACAACTCAATGGGGAGACGGACGCGCTGCGGGCGGCGGACGGGGGCCTGCGATTTATCACCCGGCGCTGCCGCTCCGCGGATGCGGTCGCGCAGATCGGGGCGGCGAACGGCCAGTTCACCGTGCTGGCGCCGGAGGGGCATACGCTGCGGTTCGAGCGTAATCCCGGCGACGGGGCGGTGTATTTATACGACTCGCGCGACGGGACGGGACGGATTCTCGTCGAAGGCACGACCGGCTTCGCCACGACGTTCTATCAATCCGACGGCGTGACCGCGACGACCGATCCGGCCGAGGCCCAGATGATCGATATCGTCCTCACGGTCGCTTTGCCGCGCGACGTGAACGCCGGCAGAACCGTTCGCGGACGCGTCTGGGTGCGGCGGTGGTAA